The sequence TTTTGGGTAAATCTTtgaccacactcagagcagctaaagGGTTTGTCTCCAGAGTGTATTCTCATATGGTCATTCATATGGTGTTTCTGggtaaatcttttaccacactcagagcagtgGAAGGGCTTCCGTCTAGTGTGAACTAATGTATGTCGGGTCAGAGAACCTTTTCGGGTAAATCTTTGatcacactcagagcagctgaaaggtTTGTCTCCAGAGTGTGTTCTAATATGGACTTTCAAACTTTGTTCAGAGGCAAACTTTTGACCGcactctgagcagctgaagggtttctctcctatGTCAACTCTTTTACATTCTGTTAGATGCGCTTTCTGTCTGAATATTTTAACACTCTCAGAGTGGCCATCCGATTTCCTACCagtctctcctctcttttttttattgaggTTTTCCACTGAGGTTAAATCTGGCTGGTGTTCTGTTACTTCCCTCCAATCAGcgctgtcatcagtctcagccTCAGAGGAGTCCTCACACTTGACGTCGGTCTCTGGTTGTGAATCTCTCTCTGGATCAAAGTACCTGGATGCTCCTGGTCGCCCAAAGTCATCTCCATTAGCTCCTGTTTCCATCTGTTCTGACTTGCTATGATGAAGCTGTGAGAACTGAGGtttttcttcatcctcttcGATCTTCACAGGAACCTTGATCATGTCTGCATTCTCTCGCCAGTGACACTGCTCTCCCTCCTGGCTAATCTGTAGTTCCTCTGGTTCCTCTTTAAGGTGTGGAGACTCAGTAATCTCCTGGTGCAGAATGGTGCTCCTCCCCTGTCCAGGGGAATCCTCCTCTTTACTTACTGAGAGCTGT comes from Cheilinus undulatus linkage group 16, ASM1832078v1, whole genome shotgun sequence and encodes:
- the LOC121523809 gene encoding gastrula zinc finger protein XlCGF57.1-like, producing the protein MEQLSVSKEEDSPGQGRSTILHQEITESPHLKEEPEELQISQEGEQCHWRENADMIKVPVKIEEDEEKPQFSQLHHSKSEQMETGANGDDFGRPGASRYFDPERDSQPETDVKCEDSSEAETDDSADWREVTEHQPDLTSVENLNKKKRGETGRKSDGHSESVKIFRQKAHLTECKRVDIGEKPFSCSECGQKFASEQSLKVHIRTHSGDKPFSCSECDQRFTRKGSLTRHTLVHTRRKPFHCSECGKRFTQKHHMNDHMRIHSGDKPFSCSECGQRFTQKGALVRHMLVHTKNKPFSCPECGKRFARKTDLTQHRKIHAGEKHFNCSQCGYRFTSEQSLMVHMKIHSEDKLFSCSECGQRFTQKVDLVRHMLDHPGKKSFCCSVCGKKFPHKSILTNHMRLHTGEKPFDCSECDRKFALKSNLTKHMRIHSGENPFGCPECGKRFSRKYHIRRHMRTHSGEKPFSCSECGKSYSQNVSLTRHMFVHASDNLDSYF